In a genomic window of Drosophila takahashii strain IR98-3 E-12201 chromosome 3L, DtakHiC1v2, whole genome shotgun sequence:
- the LOC138912853 gene encoding uncharacterized protein: protein MPIELFIKDSPECGQTEGNQYFIKQTDLEYQSLLAGFKDIFNRFEKAESNFKGRILAAASHNAVATLDHVPVAADSGPDTGASSCLQSTAHSSTASTAVSSGYVPTLESYRLATSNASTVVADGCAADASPGLTPAAASFGPPDPIAPADLHPVNFDQASTSHAAAVGSGIILTPANTNTSPSQSTLCGVAQRVPMPLSGVAQKKLIFVSRLNPGASEDDVKNYLSSKLNVSRSVLTVLKFKFKQRREISSFKIGLPEEHLDKVLDVLYGLNM from the coding sequence TCAATATTTCATAAAGCAAACTGATCTGGAGTACCAGTCCTTACTAGCTGGATTTAAGGACATATTTAATAGGTTTGAAAAGGCTGAATCCAACTTTAAAGGCCGAATCCTGGCAGCTGCTTCCCACAATGCTGTCGCTACCTTGGATCACGTTCCCGTTGCTGCCGATTCTGGACCGGACACCGGAGCATCTTCTTGTCTGCAATCCACGGCTCATTCATCTACTGCTTCTACTGCTGTCAGCTCTGGTTATGTTCCAACACTGGAATCCTACCGCTTGGCTACCAGTAATGCCTCTACTGTTGTTGCTGACGGCTGCGCGGCAGACGCCTCCCCTGGACTTACACCTGCCGCGGCCTCCTTTGGACCGCCCGATCCCATCGCACCTGCTGATCTACATCCCGTCAACTTTGACCAGGCATCTACGTCgcatgctgctgcagttggctCTGGCATAATTTTGACGCCTGCTAATACGAACACGAGCCCATCACAGTCAACCTTATGTGGAGTAGCGCAAAGGGTTCCCATGCCCTTATCGGGcgttgcacaaaaaaaactaatttttgtcTCCCGCCTTAATCCTGGCGCTTCTGAAGATGACGTCAAAAACTACCTGAGCAGCAAACTGAATGTTTCTCGATCCGTACTTACCGTCTTGAAGTTCAAGTTTAAGCAGAGACGTGAGATATCTTCGTTTAAAATTGGACTTCCTGAGGAACATCTTGATAAGGTTCTAGATGTTTTATATGGCCTGAACATGTAA